One genomic segment of Pseudomonas chlororaphis subsp. aurantiaca includes these proteins:
- a CDS encoding type II toxin-antitoxin system Phd/YefM family antitoxin: MPTTTISSREFNQDTSGAKKASRNGPVIITDRGRPAHVLLSIEDYEKLSGLNTSIVDMLVMPEAPEIDFETERATIIPREIDLS; encoded by the coding sequence ATGCCTACCACCACCATCTCCAGTCGCGAATTCAATCAGGACACAAGTGGTGCCAAAAAAGCCTCAAGAAACGGCCCGGTCATCATCACCGACCGTGGCAGGCCCGCCCATGTGCTGCTAAGCATTGAGGACTACGAAAAACTGAGCGGCCTGAACACCAGCATCGTCGACATGCTGGTCATGCCTGAAGCGCCTGAAATCGATTTCGAAACAGAGCGCGCAACCATCATTCCTCGCGAGATCGATCTGTCCTGA
- the ccoO gene encoding cytochrome-c oxidase, cbb3-type subunit II has protein sequence MKHEVIEKNVGLLMLLMVFAVSIGGLTQIVPLFFQDVTNKPVEGMKPYTALQLEGRDIYIREGCVGCHSQMIRPFRAETERYGHYSVAGESVWDHPFLWGSKRTGPDLARVGARYSDDWHRAHLYNPRNVVPESKMPAYPWLVTQAVDSSHTETKLRAMRTLGVPYNDDDIAGAVASLKGKTEMDALVAYLQVLGTAIKSKR, from the coding sequence ATGAAACACGAAGTCATCGAGAAAAACGTCGGCCTGCTGATGCTGCTGATGGTGTTTGCCGTAAGCATCGGCGGCCTGACCCAGATCGTCCCGCTGTTCTTCCAGGACGTCACCAACAAGCCGGTGGAAGGCATGAAGCCCTACACCGCCCTGCAACTGGAAGGCCGCGATATCTACATCCGCGAAGGCTGCGTCGGCTGCCACTCGCAGATGATCCGCCCGTTCCGCGCCGAGACCGAACGCTACGGCCACTACTCGGTCGCCGGCGAAAGCGTCTGGGACCACCCGTTCCTGTGGGGCTCCAAGCGTACCGGTCCGGACCTGGCCCGGGTCGGCGCCCGCTACTCCGACGATTGGCACCGCGCGCACCTGTACAACCCGCGCAACGTGGTGCCCGAGTCGAAGATGCCGGCCTACCCATGGCTGGTCACCCAGGCGGTCGACAGCAGCCACACCGAGACCAAGCTGCGCGCCATGCGCACCCTCGGCGTGCCGTACAACGACGACGATATCGCCGGTGCCGTCGCTTCCCTCAAGGGCAAGACCGAGATGGACGCCCTGGTCGCCTACCTGCAAGTGCTTGGCACTGCTATCAAGAGCAAGAGGTGA
- a CDS encoding cbb3-type cytochrome oxidase subunit 3, translating to MGLELDSGMIRGLGTLVVMIAFIGLSIWVFNAKRNPEFAQARLLPFADEPSPEVPGNPSDDAQSEEHATRSIRP from the coding sequence ATGGGTCTTGAACTCGATAGCGGCATGATCCGCGGGCTCGGCACGCTGGTGGTGATGATTGCCTTCATCGGCCTGTCGATCTGGGTCTTCAACGCCAAGCGCAACCCGGAGTTCGCCCAGGCGCGCCTGCTGCCCTTCGCCGACGAACCTTCGCCGGAAGTGCCCGGCAATCCATCTGATGACGCTCAATCCGAAGAGCATGCGACAAGGAGCATTCGGCCATGA
- a CDS encoding heavy metal translocating P-type ATPase — MTTPLPCYHCALPVPAGSRFTAVVLGAPREFCCPGCQAVAEAIVAGGLESYYSHRSEASANPEALPVQLVDELALYDRADVQQPFVRHEGELAETTLLMEGISCAACGWLIEKHLRSLPAVAEARLNLSNHRLHVRWADSQLPLSQVLSELRLIGYAAHPYQADRASEQLASENRLALRQLGVAGLLWFQAMMATMATWPEFNIDLSPELHTILRWVALFLTTPIVFYSCAPFFKGALRDLRTRHMTMDVSVSLAIGAAYIAGIWTSITGVGELYFDAVGMFALFLLAGRYLERRARERTAAATAQLVNLLPASCLRLGTDGQSERILLSELRLGDKVLVHPGAILPADGKILDGQSSIDESLLTGEYLPQPRSIGDAVTAGTLNVEGALTVEVLALGQDTRLSAIVRLLDRAQAEKPRLAEIADRAAQWFLLFSLVAAAAIGLLWWQLDASRAFWIVLAMLVATCPCALSLATPTALTAATGTLHKLGLLLTRGHVLEGLNQIDTVIFDKTGTLTEGRLALRSILPVGDLDSQQCLGLAAALENRSEHPIARAFGRAPLAAEEVLSMPGLGLEGLVSEQRLRIGQPAFVCELSACAVPAMPDEAGQWLLLGDTQGPLAWFVLDDRLRSDAPALLAACKARGWNTLLLSGDSSPMVASVAAELGIDDARGGLRPDDKLQVLQQLHRQGRKVLMLGDGVNDVPVLAAADISVAMGSATDLAKTSADAVLLSNRLDALVQAFSLARRTHRIIIENLLWAGLYNGLMLPFAALGWITPVWAAIGMSISSLTVVLNALRLTRLPRQPQAEATTQTRPLPA; from the coding sequence ATGACCACGCCACTGCCCTGCTACCACTGCGCCCTGCCCGTTCCCGCCGGCAGCCGCTTCACCGCCGTCGTGCTCGGCGCCCCTCGCGAGTTCTGCTGCCCGGGTTGCCAGGCGGTGGCCGAAGCCATAGTCGCCGGCGGCCTGGAAAGCTACTACAGCCATCGCAGCGAAGCCTCGGCCAACCCCGAGGCCCTGCCGGTGCAACTGGTGGACGAACTGGCGCTCTACGACCGCGCGGATGTGCAGCAACCCTTTGTCCGGCATGAAGGCGAACTGGCCGAAACCACCCTGCTGATGGAAGGCATCAGTTGCGCCGCCTGTGGCTGGCTGATCGAGAAACACCTGCGCAGCCTGCCGGCGGTGGCCGAGGCGCGGCTGAACCTGTCCAACCATCGCCTGCATGTGCGCTGGGCCGACAGCCAGCTACCGCTGAGCCAGGTGCTCAGCGAACTGCGCTTGATCGGCTATGCAGCGCACCCCTACCAGGCCGACCGCGCCTCCGAACAACTGGCCAGCGAAAACCGCCTGGCCCTGCGCCAGCTGGGCGTGGCCGGGCTGCTGTGGTTCCAGGCGATGATGGCAACCATGGCCACCTGGCCGGAGTTCAATATCGACCTGAGCCCCGAACTGCACACCATCCTGCGCTGGGTCGCGCTGTTTCTCACCACGCCGATCGTGTTCTACAGCTGCGCGCCGTTTTTCAAGGGCGCCCTGCGCGACCTGCGCACCCGCCACATGACCATGGACGTTTCAGTGTCCCTGGCGATTGGCGCCGCCTACATCGCCGGGATCTGGACCTCGATCACCGGGGTCGGCGAGCTGTACTTCGATGCCGTGGGCATGTTCGCCCTGTTCCTGCTGGCCGGGCGCTACCTGGAACGCCGCGCCCGCGAACGCACCGCAGCCGCCACTGCGCAACTGGTGAACCTGCTGCCGGCCTCGTGCCTGCGCCTGGGTACTGACGGCCAGAGCGAACGCATCCTGCTCAGCGAACTGCGCCTGGGGGACAAGGTGCTGGTGCACCCCGGTGCCATCCTCCCGGCGGACGGCAAGATCCTCGATGGCCAGTCGAGCATCGACGAATCCCTGCTCACCGGCGAATACCTGCCGCAACCGCGCAGCATCGGCGATGCGGTCACCGCCGGCACCCTCAACGTCGAGGGCGCGCTGACCGTGGAAGTCCTGGCCCTGGGGCAGGACACACGCCTGTCGGCCATCGTCCGCCTGCTGGACCGGGCCCAGGCGGAAAAACCGCGCCTGGCGGAAATCGCCGACCGCGCCGCCCAGTGGTTCCTGCTGTTCTCCCTGGTCGCCGCGGCCGCCATCGGTCTGCTCTGGTGGCAGCTGGACGCCTCCCGGGCCTTCTGGATCGTCCTGGCGATGCTGGTCGCCACCTGCCCCTGCGCACTGTCCCTGGCCACCCCGACCGCACTGACGGCCGCCACCGGCACCCTGCACAAACTCGGCCTGCTGCTGACCCGCGGCCACGTGCTCGAAGGCCTGAACCAGATCGACACGGTGATTTTCGACAAGACCGGCACCCTCACAGAGGGGCGCCTGGCCTTGCGCTCGATTCTTCCTGTGGGCGACCTCGACAGCCAGCAGTGCCTGGGCCTGGCCGCCGCCCTGGAAAACCGCTCCGAACACCCGATTGCCCGGGCCTTCGGCCGCGCGCCGCTGGCCGCCGAGGAAGTCCTGAGTATGCCCGGGCTGGGCCTGGAAGGCCTGGTGAGCGAGCAACGCCTGCGCATCGGCCAGCCCGCCTTCGTCTGCGAGCTCAGCGCCTGTGCGGTCCCGGCAATGCCGGACGAAGCCGGCCAATGGCTGCTGCTGGGCGATACCCAGGGGCCACTGGCCTGGTTTGTCCTCGACGATCGCCTGCGCAGCGATGCGCCGGCGCTGCTGGCCGCCTGCAAGGCGCGGGGCTGGAACACCCTGCTGCTCTCGGGCGACAGCTCGCCGATGGTCGCCAGTGTCGCCGCCGAACTGGGCATCGACGACGCCCGCGGCGGCCTGCGCCCGGACGACAAGCTGCAGGTACTGCAACAATTGCATCGCCAGGGCCGCAAAGTGCTGATGCTCGGCGACGGGGTCAACGATGTCCCGGTGCTGGCCGCCGCCGATATCAGCGTGGCCATGGGCTCGGCCACCGACCTGGCCAAGACCAGCGCCGATGCGGTACTGCTGTCCAACCGCCTGGATGCATTGGTGCAGGCCTTCAGCCTGGCCCGTCGCACGCACCGGATAATCATCGAGAACCTGCTGTGGGCCGGGCTGTACAATGGCCTCATGCTGCCGTTCGCCGCCCTCGGCTGGATCACTCCGGTATGGGCCGCCATCGGCATGTCCATCAGTTCGTTGACCGTGGTGCTCAATGCCCTGCGCCTGACTCGCCTGCCGCGTCAGCCCCAGGCCGAAGCCACGACCCAAACCCGCCCGCTGCCGGCCTGA
- the ccoG gene encoding cytochrome c oxidase accessory protein CcoG: MSNQIPVHDVTPPAKNSNNSVDLYASREKIYTRAFTGLFRNLRMAGGAALFLLYFGTVWLNWGGHQAVWWNLPERKFFIFGATFWPQDFILLSGLLIIAAFGLFFITVYAGRVWCGYTCPQSVWTWIFMWCEKVTEGDRNQRIKLDKAPMSANKFLRKFSKHSLWLLIGFVTGMTFVGYFSPIRELVIDFFTGQADGWSYFWVSFFTLATYGNAGWLREQVCIYMCPYARFQSVMFDKDTLIVSYDPRRGEGRGPRKKGVDYKAMGLGDCIDCTMCVQVCPTGIDIRDGLQIECIGCAACIDACDNIMDKMDYPRGLISYTTEHNLSGQKTHKLRPRLIGYALVLLAMISLLVTAFFMRSLVGFDVSKDRVLYRENAEGRIENVYSLKIMNKDQRDHTYVLDATGLPDLKLQGRREIKVAAGDIVSMPVELSSSPEQLPSSTNEVKFILKDADDESVHVEAKSRFIGPQIR; this comes from the coding sequence ATGAGCAACCAGATTCCGGTACATGACGTTACCCCGCCTGCCAAGAATTCGAACAACAGCGTAGACCTCTACGCCTCCAGGGAAAAAATCTACACACGCGCTTTCACCGGCCTCTTCCGCAACCTGCGGATGGCGGGCGGCGCGGCCCTGTTCCTGCTGTATTTCGGTACGGTGTGGCTCAACTGGGGCGGCCACCAGGCCGTCTGGTGGAACCTGCCGGAGCGCAAGTTCTTCATTTTCGGCGCCACCTTCTGGCCCCAGGATTTCATCCTGCTGTCGGGGCTTTTGATCATCGCCGCCTTCGGCCTGTTCTTCATCACCGTGTACGCCGGGCGCGTCTGGTGCGGCTATACCTGCCCGCAAAGCGTCTGGACCTGGATCTTCATGTGGTGCGAGAAGGTCACCGAAGGCGACCGCAACCAGCGCATCAAGCTCGACAAGGCGCCGATGAGCGCCAACAAGTTCCTGCGCAAGTTCAGCAAGCACAGCCTCTGGCTGCTGATCGGCTTCGTCACCGGCATGACCTTCGTCGGCTACTTCTCGCCGATCCGCGAGCTGGTCATCGACTTCTTCACCGGCCAGGCCGATGGCTGGTCGTACTTCTGGGTCAGCTTCTTCACCCTCGCCACCTATGGCAACGCCGGCTGGCTGCGCGAACAGGTGTGCATCTACATGTGCCCCTACGCCCGCTTCCAGAGCGTGATGTTCGACAAGGACACCCTGATCGTCTCCTACGACCCGCGTCGCGGCGAAGGTCGCGGCCCGCGCAAGAAAGGTGTCGACTACAAGGCCATGGGCCTGGGCGACTGCATCGACTGCACCATGTGCGTCCAGGTCTGCCCGACCGGCATCGACATCCGTGACGGCCTGCAGATCGAATGCATCGGCTGCGCCGCCTGCATCGACGCCTGCGACAACATCATGGACAAGATGGACTACCCACGCGGCCTGATCAGCTACACCACCGAGCACAACCTGTCCGGGCAGAAAACCCATAAACTGCGGCCACGCCTGATCGGCTATGCGCTGGTGCTGCTGGCGATGATCAGCCTGCTGGTCACCGCGTTCTTCATGCGTTCGCTGGTGGGCTTCGATGTCAGCAAGGACCGCGTACTCTATCGCGAGAACGCCGAAGGCCGGATCGAAAACGTCTACAGCCTGAAGATCATGAACAAGGACCAGCGCGACCATACCTACGTACTGGACGCCACCGGCCTGCCGGACCTCAAGCTGCAGGGCCGACGCGAGATCAAGGTGGCGGCCGGCGATATCGTCAGCATGCCGGTCGAGCTGTCGAGTTCGCCGGAGCAACTGCCGTCGAGCACCAACGAGGTGAAATTCATCCTCAAGGACGCCGACGACGAAAGCGTCCACGTTGAAGCCAAGAGCCGGTTCATCGGCCCACAAATTCGTTAA
- the ccoP gene encoding cytochrome-c oxidase, cbb3-type subunit III yields MTTFWSLYVTVLSLGTIFALTWLLLSTRKGQRAEQTDETVGHSFDGIEEYDNPLPKWWFMLFVGTIVFALGYLVLYPGLGNWKGLLPGYNYLDTEKQTPFANGQTGWTGVHEWEKEMAKSDAKFGPIFAKFASMPIEEVAKDPQALKMGGRLFASNCSVCHGSDAKGAYGFPNLTDADWRWGGEPETIKTTIMGGRHAVMPAWAEVIGEQGVSDVAAYVLSNLDGRKLPESAKADPANGQKIFAANCVACHGPAGKGTPAMGAPDLTHPGAFIYGSSFAQLQQTIRYGRQGQMPAQEQLQGNDKVHLLAAYVYSLSHSDKPADAE; encoded by the coding sequence ATGACTACGTTCTGGAGTCTGTACGTCACAGTCCTCAGTCTGGGTACCATTTTCGCCCTGACCTGGCTGCTGCTGTCGACCCGCAAGGGCCAGCGCGCCGAGCAGACCGACGAGACGGTCGGCCACTCCTTCGACGGGATCGAGGAGTACGACAACCCGCTGCCGAAATGGTGGTTCATGCTGTTCGTCGGCACCATCGTCTTCGCCCTGGGTTACCTGGTGCTGTACCCGGGCCTGGGTAACTGGAAAGGCCTGCTGCCAGGCTACAACTACCTGGATACCGAAAAGCAGACCCCCTTCGCCAACGGCCAGACCGGCTGGACCGGCGTGCACGAGTGGGAAAAGGAAATGGCCAAGTCGGACGCCAAGTTCGGTCCGATCTTCGCCAAGTTCGCTTCCATGCCGATCGAGGAAGTCGCCAAGGACCCGCAAGCCCTGAAGATGGGGGGCCGCCTGTTCGCCTCCAACTGCTCGGTCTGCCACGGTTCCGACGCCAAGGGTGCCTATGGCTTCCCGAACCTGACCGACGCCGACTGGCGCTGGGGCGGCGAGCCGGAAACCATCAAGACCACCATCATGGGCGGTCGTCACGCGGTGATGCCGGCCTGGGCCGAAGTCATCGGCGAGCAAGGCGTCAGCGATGTGGCCGCCTATGTGCTGAGCAACCTCGATGGCCGCAAGCTGCCGGAAAGCGCCAAGGCCGATCCGGCCAACGGCCAGAAGATCTTCGCCGCCAACTGCGTGGCGTGCCACGGTCCGGCCGGCAAAGGCACCCCAGCCATGGGCGCGCCTGACCTGACCCACCCGGGCGCGTTCATCTACGGCTCGAGCTTCGCCCAACTGCAGCAGACCATCCGTTACGGCCGCCAGGGCCAGATGCCTGCCCAGGAACAGCTGCAAGGCAACGACAAGGTTCACCTGCTGGCCGCTTACGTCTACAGCCTGTCCCACAGTGACAAGCCGGCGGACGCCGAGTAA
- a CDS encoding FixH family protein has protein sequence MPAATATSPWYKHLWPWIIIGILACSVALTLSMVTIAVNNPDNLVNDNYYEAGKGINRSLDRELLAQTLQLRASMHLDDLTGEVDLRLSGNSMPATLELNLISPTQPEKDRKITLARSETDQGRYIGQLSDKVDGRRFVELLGVEGDKTWRMFEEEQVSHDKNLLLGDEPLQGAEHLDK, from the coding sequence ATGCCCGCAGCGACCGCCACAAGCCCCTGGTACAAGCACCTCTGGCCCTGGATCATCATCGGCATCCTGGCCTGCTCGGTGGCCCTGACCCTGTCCATGGTGACCATTGCGGTGAACAACCCGGACAACCTGGTCAATGACAACTACTACGAGGCCGGCAAAGGCATCAACCGCTCCCTGGACCGCGAACTTCTGGCCCAGACCCTGCAACTGCGCGCCAGCATGCACCTGGATGACCTCACCGGCGAAGTCGACCTGCGCCTGAGCGGCAACAGCATGCCCGCCACCCTGGAGCTGAACCTGATCTCGCCGACCCAGCCGGAAAAAGACCGCAAGATCACCCTCGCCCGCAGCGAAACCGACCAGGGCCGCTACATTGGCCAGTTGAGCGACAAGGTCGATGGCCGCCGTTTTGTCGAACTGCTGGGCGTCGAAGGCGACAAGACCTGGCGCATGTTCGAAGAGGAACAGGTCAGCCACGACAAGAACCTGCTGCTGGGTGACGAGCCACTGCAAGGCGCGGAACACCTGGACAAGTAA
- a CDS encoding type II toxin-antitoxin system VapC family toxin: MFLLDTNVVSELRKPNADRQVVAWAQTVAPTSLFLSVITLLELETGILRLERRDRTQGALLRAWLELRVMPAFDGRILAIDHAVAMRCARLHVPDRSNECDALIAATALEHGLTVVTRNIADFQSSGVQLLNPWND, translated from the coding sequence ATGTTTTTGCTCGATACCAACGTTGTGTCCGAATTACGCAAGCCCAATGCTGATCGCCAGGTAGTGGCCTGGGCTCAGACCGTGGCGCCAACCAGCCTGTTTTTATCAGTCATTACGTTATTGGAACTGGAAACCGGCATCCTGCGGTTGGAACGCCGCGATCGCACCCAAGGGGCGCTACTGCGTGCCTGGCTGGAACTGCGCGTGATGCCCGCTTTCGACGGACGAATACTGGCCATTGACCACGCTGTCGCTATGCGCTGCGCCCGATTGCACGTTCCGGATCGCAGCAATGAATGCGATGCCCTGATTGCGGCGACCGCCCTGGAACACGGGCTGACAGTCGTTACCCGCAACATCGCCGACTTCCAGTCCAGCGGTGTGCAACTGCTCAATCCGTGGAACGATTGA
- a CDS encoding CcoQ/FixQ family Cbb3-type cytochrome c oxidase assembly chaperone, with protein sequence MDIGMIRGLGTVVVMVAFIGLALWVFSPKRKSEFEDATLLPFADDPEAIKHVEQASRSNKE encoded by the coding sequence ATGGATATCGGGATGATTCGTGGCCTGGGCACCGTAGTGGTGATGGTGGCCTTCATCGGCCTGGCACTGTGGGTGTTCAGCCCCAAGCGCAAGTCCGAGTTCGAAGACGCGACCTTGCTGCCGTTCGCGGATGATCCCGAAGCCATCAAGCACGTCGAGCAAGCTTCTAGGAGTAACAAAGAATGA
- the ccoP gene encoding cytochrome-c oxidase, cbb3-type subunit III, whose product MTTFWSTYICVLTIGSLIGLTWLLIGTRKGETKGSVDQTMGHSFDGIEEYDNPLPQWWFMLFAGTLVFSVGYLILYPGLGNWKGILPGYENGWTGVHEWEKEMDKADAKFGPIFAKFAAMPVEEVAKDPQALKMGGRLFASNCSVCHGSDAKGAFGFPNLADNNWRWGGNADTIKATIMGGRMAAMPAWGEVLGEDGVKNVAAYVRHELAGLPLPADSSADLVAGKQAFSTTCVACHGANGQGTEIMGAPNLTQPAGFIYGTSLTQLQQTIRHGRQGHMPAQNELLGNDKVQLLAAYVYSLSHNAANQPQTETPSEQ is encoded by the coding sequence ATGACCACCTTCTGGAGTACGTACATCTGCGTACTGACCATAGGCAGCCTGATCGGCCTGACCTGGCTGTTGATCGGCACGCGCAAGGGCGAGACCAAGGGCAGCGTCGACCAAACCATGGGCCACAGCTTCGACGGCATCGAGGAGTACGACAATCCGCTGCCGCAGTGGTGGTTCATGCTGTTCGCCGGCACCCTGGTGTTTTCCGTCGGCTACCTGATCCTCTACCCGGGCCTGGGCAACTGGAAAGGCATCCTGCCCGGCTATGAAAACGGCTGGACCGGCGTGCATGAGTGGGAAAAGGAAATGGACAAGGCAGACGCCAAGTTCGGCCCGATCTTCGCCAAGTTCGCCGCCATGCCCGTGGAAGAAGTGGCCAAGGACCCGCAGGCGCTGAAAATGGGCGGACGCCTGTTCGCTTCCAACTGCTCGGTGTGCCATGGCTCGGACGCCAAGGGCGCCTTCGGCTTCCCTAACCTGGCCGACAACAACTGGCGCTGGGGCGGCAACGCCGACACCATCAAGGCCACCATCATGGGTGGCCGCATGGCGGCCATGCCGGCCTGGGGTGAAGTACTGGGCGAGGACGGGGTGAAGAATGTCGCGGCCTACGTACGTCACGAACTCGCCGGCCTGCCGTTGCCCGCCGACAGCAGCGCCGACCTCGTCGCTGGCAAGCAAGCCTTCAGCACCACCTGCGTCGCCTGTCACGGCGCCAACGGCCAGGGCACTGAAATCATGGGCGCGCCGAACCTGACGCAACCGGCGGGCTTCATCTACGGCACCAGCCTGACCCAGCTGCAACAGACCATTCGCCACGGTCGCCAGGGCCACATGCCCGCGCAGAACGAACTGCTCGGCAACGACAAGGTGCAGCTGCTCGCGGCCTACGTCTACAGCCTGTCCCACAACGCGGCCAACCAGCCGCAGACTGAAACCCCAAGCGAGCAATAA
- the ccoO gene encoding cytochrome-c oxidase, cbb3-type subunit II: MKHEAVEKNIGLLAFFMVIAVSIGGLTQIVPLFFQDVTNKPVEGMKPRTALELEGRDVYIANGCVGCHSQMIRPFRAETERYGHYSVAGESVWDHPFLWGSKRTGPDLARVGGRYSDDWQRAHLYNPRNVVPESKMPAYPFLVENKLDGKDTAKKMEVLRTLGVPYTDEDIAGAKDAVKGKTEMDALVAYLQGLGTIIKSKR, encoded by the coding sequence ATGAAGCATGAAGCAGTAGAGAAGAATATCGGCCTGCTGGCCTTCTTCATGGTCATCGCCGTCAGCATCGGCGGCCTGACCCAGATCGTTCCGCTGTTCTTCCAGGACGTCACCAACAAGCCGGTGGAAGGCATGAAGCCGCGCACCGCCCTGGAACTGGAAGGCCGCGACGTCTATATCGCCAACGGCTGTGTCGGCTGCCACTCGCAGATGATCCGTCCGTTCCGTGCCGAAACCGAACGCTATGGCCACTACTCGGTCGCCGGTGAAAGCGTCTGGGACCACCCGTTCCTGTGGGGTTCCAAGCGTACCGGTCCGGACCTGGCCCGCGTCGGTGGTCGTTACTCCGATGACTGGCAGCGTGCGCACCTGTACAACCCGCGCAACGTTGTACCTGAATCGAAAATGCCGGCTTATCCGTTCCTCGTAGAAAACAAGCTCGACGGCAAAGACACCGCGAAAAAAATGGAAGTCTTGCGCACGCTCGGCGTCCCTTACACCGACGAAGACATCGCCGGTGCCAAGGATGCCGTGAAGGGCAAAACCGAAATGGACGCGCTGGTGGCCTATCTGCAAGGCCTGGGCACCATCATCAAAAGCAAACGGTGA
- the ccoN gene encoding cytochrome-c oxidase, cbb3-type subunit I has product MSTAISPTAYNYKVVRQFAIMTVVWGILGMGLGVFIASQLVWPELNFGLPWTTFGRLRPLHTNLVIFAFGGCALFATSYYVVQRTCQTRLISDSLAAFTFWGWQAVIVGAIVTLPLGYTTTKEYAELEWPLAILLAIVWVTYGLVFFGTIVKRKTKHIYVGNWFYGAFIVVTAMLHIVNHASLPVSFFKSYSAYSGATDAMIQWWYGHNAVGFFLTTGFLGMMYYFVPKQAERPIYSYRLSIVHFWALITLYIWAGPHHLHYTALPDWAQSLGMAMSIILLAPSWGGMINGMMTLSGAWHKLRTDPILRFLVVSLAFYGMSTFEGPMMAIKTVNSLSHYTDWTIGHVHAGALGWVAMISIGALYHMIPKVFGRQQMHSIGLINAHFWLATIGTVLYIASMWVNGITQGLMWRAINDDGTLTYSFVEALQASHPGFIVRALGGAFFAAGMLFMAYNVFRTVRASNPAEAEAAAQISVVGAH; this is encoded by the coding sequence ATGAGCACAGCAATCAGTCCGACTGCTTATAACTATAAGGTAGTCCGCCAGTTCGCCATCATGACGGTGGTCTGGGGGATCCTTGGCATGGGGCTCGGTGTCTTCATCGCCTCGCAACTGGTCTGGCCGGAGTTGAACTTCGGCCTGCCATGGACGACCTTTGGACGCCTGCGCCCGCTGCACACCAACCTGGTGATTTTCGCCTTCGGTGGATGTGCGTTGTTTGCCACTTCTTACTACGTCGTGCAGCGAACCTGCCAAACGCGACTGATTTCCGACAGCCTGGCGGCCTTCACCTTCTGGGGTTGGCAAGCCGTGATCGTCGGCGCGATCGTTACCTTGCCGCTGGGTTACACCACCACCAAGGAATACGCGGAACTGGAATGGCCTCTGGCCATCCTGCTGGCCATCGTCTGGGTCACCTACGGCCTGGTGTTCTTCGGCACCATCGTCAAGCGCAAGACCAAGCACATCTATGTGGGTAACTGGTTCTACGGTGCCTTCATCGTGGTCACCGCGATGCTGCACATCGTCAACCATGCTTCCCTGCCGGTCAGCTTCTTCAAGTCCTACTCGGCCTACTCGGGCGCGACCGACGCCATGATCCAGTGGTGGTATGGCCACAACGCCGTGGGCTTCTTCCTGACCACCGGCTTCCTGGGGATGATGTACTACTTCGTGCCGAAACAGGCCGAGCGTCCGATCTACTCCTATCGCCTGTCCATCGTGCACTTCTGGGCGCTGATCACCCTGTACATCTGGGCCGGTCCGCACCACCTGCACTACACCGCCCTGCCGGACTGGGCACAGTCCCTGGGCATGGCCATGTCGATCATCCTGCTGGCGCCAAGCTGGGGCGGCATGATCAATGGCATGATGACCCTCTCGGGCGCCTGGCATAAGCTGCGCACCGACCCGATCCTGCGCTTTTTGGTGGTGTCCCTGGCGTTCTACGGCATGTCGACCTTCGAAGGTCCGATGATGGCGATCAAGACCGTCAACTCGCTGTCGCACTACACCGACTGGACCATCGGCCACGTACACGCCGGCGCGCTGGGCTGGGTAGCGATGATCTCCATCGGCGCCCTATACCACATGATCCCGAAAGTCTTCGGTCGCCAGCAGATGCACAGCATCGGCCTGATCAACGCGCACTTCTGGCTGGCTACCATCGGTACCGTGCTGTACATCGCCTCGATGTGGGTCAACGGCATCACCCAGGGCCTGATGTGGCGTGCAATCAACGATGACGGCACCCTCACCTACTCCTTCGTCGAAGCTCTGCAGGCCAGCCACCCTGGTTTCATCGTGCGCGCCCTGGGCGGTGCGTTCTTTGCCGCCGGCATGCTGTTCATGGCGTACAACGTGTTCCGCACCGTTCGCGCCTCGAACCCGGCTGAAGCTGAAGCCGCCGCTCAGATCTCTGTAGTTGGAGCTCACTGA